One segment of Terriglobia bacterium DNA contains the following:
- the hutH gene encoding histidine ammonia-lyase — protein sequence MSALQISGNDLSLDELREVVYEQRPVELADGARTKVVAAREVVEKLLRENRVAYAINTGVGKLSDVHIEPAQNRQLQVNLIRSHSAGVGEPLSQEETRAMMLLRANSLAKGFSGVRPEVMELICAMLNKGVHPVVPSQGSVGASGDLAPLAHLALAMIGEGQVWAENTRTSSAGALQRAAIKPLVPEAKEAISLINGTQAMLAVGTLSLLAAETLAESADVLGAMSLDALHGTDVAFDARIHDARPHSGQTQVAANLRRLLKESEIRESHKDCGRVQDAYSLRCIPQVHGAVRDTLAFCRRTFEIEMNSAVDNPLVFVKGHGEGDIISGGNFHGQPLAFALDYLAIALSALAGISERRIERLVNPALNEGLPPFLAPDAGINSGFMMPQVTAAALASENKGLAHPASVDSITTSGNKEDYVSMGMAAAIKLKRVIANTTNVLAIEACAAAQALDFLSPLKSSQPLQKAHAAIRKVSPKIEHDRVFAEDFAKLAELIRAGALIK from the coding sequence AAAGTTGTGGCCGCGCGCGAAGTGGTGGAGAAACTGCTGCGAGAAAACCGCGTGGCCTATGCCATCAACACAGGTGTGGGCAAGCTGAGCGACGTGCACATTGAGCCGGCACAAAACCGCCAGCTCCAGGTGAACCTGATACGCTCGCACTCAGCGGGCGTGGGCGAGCCGCTCAGCCAGGAAGAGACGCGCGCCATGATGCTGCTGCGCGCCAACTCGCTGGCCAAAGGATTTTCTGGCGTGCGTCCGGAAGTGATGGAGCTGATCTGCGCCATGCTGAATAAAGGCGTGCATCCGGTGGTACCGTCACAGGGAAGCGTGGGCGCAAGCGGCGACCTTGCTCCGCTGGCGCACCTGGCGCTGGCGATGATCGGCGAAGGCCAGGTTTGGGCTGAGAACACGCGCACCAGCAGCGCTGGAGCTTTGCAGCGCGCCGCGATCAAGCCGTTGGTTCCGGAGGCAAAGGAAGCTATCTCTCTCATCAACGGAACGCAGGCCATGCTGGCGGTGGGGACGCTCTCACTACTTGCGGCTGAGACGCTTGCCGAAAGCGCCGATGTACTCGGTGCAATGTCACTCGATGCATTGCATGGGACTGACGTCGCGTTTGATGCGCGCATCCATGATGCGCGTCCGCATTCCGGGCAGACACAAGTCGCGGCCAATTTACGGCGACTACTCAAAGAAAGTGAGATTCGCGAGTCGCACAAAGACTGCGGACGAGTGCAGGACGCGTATTCATTGCGCTGCATTCCACAAGTTCACGGCGCGGTGCGGGATACGCTGGCATTCTGCAGGCGGACGTTTGAAATCGAGATGAATTCGGCGGTGGATAACCCGCTGGTGTTTGTGAAAGGCCACGGCGAAGGCGACATCATCTCCGGCGGAAATTTTCACGGTCAGCCATTGGCCTTTGCGCTGGACTATCTGGCAATCGCTCTGAGCGCGCTGGCGGGAATTTCTGAGCGACGCATTGAGCGTCTTGTGAATCCTGCATTGAATGAAGGCTTGCCGCCATTTTTGGCGCCCGATGCCGGTATCAATTCCGGCTTCATGATGCCGCAGGTGACGGCCGCGGCGCTGGCCAGTGAGAATAAAGGGCTGGCGCATCCGGCTTCGGTGGATTCGATCACGACGTCGGGCAACAAGGAAGATTACGTCTCCATGGGCATGGCGGCGGCGATCAAGTTGAAGCGCGTGATTGCGAACACGACGAACGTGCTGGCGATTGAAGCTTGCGCGGCGGCGCAGGCGCTGGATTTTCTGTCGCCGCTTAAGAGCAGCCAGCCGTTGCAAAAAGCGCATGCTGCCATCCGCAAGGTGAGCCCAAAGATCGAGCATGACCGCGTGTTTGCTGAGGATTTTGCGAAGCTGGCGGAGTTGATCCGCGCGGGCGCATTAATAAAATAA
- a CDS encoding tautomerase family protein produces the protein MPLVRISLIAGKPESHKRKVSDAVHRALVETIAIPAQDRFHIITEHSPADFIYDPEYLKIHRTDDLVIIQITLSAGRTLEVRKSLYRRIADLLHQEAGLRKEDVFINLVETAKENWSFGNGEAQYAT, from the coding sequence ATGCCGCTGGTTCGAATTTCTTTGATTGCGGGCAAGCCTGAGTCGCACAAGCGAAAAGTCTCTGATGCTGTTCATCGCGCGCTGGTTGAGACGATTGCCATCCCCGCGCAGGACCGCTTCCACATCATCACTGAACATAGTCCCGCAGATTTTATTTACGATCCGGAATATCTGAAGATCCATCGCACAGATGACTTGGTCATCATTCAGATCACGCTGAGCGCAGGCCGCACGCTGGAAGTCAGGAAGTCGCTCTATCGGCGGATCGCGGATCTGCTCCATCAGGAAGCAGGCTTGCGCAAAGAAGATGTCTTTATCAATCTGGTAGAAACGGCGAAAGAGAACTGGTCTTTTGGCAACGGCGAAGCGCAGTACGCAACTTGA